The following coding sequences lie in one Bacteroidota bacterium genomic window:
- a CDS encoding CvpA family protein: protein MSYIDIILIIPLLWGLYKGFSKGLIIEVASLAAFVLAVWGGIKFSDFLSEWMKNSFDWTSKYLPVISFAIIFIGILILVFSTAKLLERFVKAAALGFANKLAGGIFGMLKFGLILSVLIFVLNAIEKNVQLIPSETKHASLLYEPVGKIAPLIIPGLRESKLQNIFPDSVNVNLKVP from the coding sequence ATGAGTTATATAGATATTATTTTAATAATTCCCCTCCTTTGGGGATTGTACAAAGGATTTTCGAAAGGATTAATTATTGAAGTTGCATCGCTCGCAGCTTTTGTTTTAGCAGTATGGGGGGGAATAAAATTTTCGGATTTTCTTTCCGAATGGATGAAAAATTCTTTTGACTGGACTTCAAAATATCTTCCGGTAATTTCTTTCGCGATAATTTTTATTGGAATTCTGATTTTGGTTTTTTCAACTGCAAAACTGCTCGAAAGATTTGTGAAGGCAGCAGCACTTGGATTTGCAAATAAACTTGCGGGAGGAATTTTCGGAATGCTGAAGTTCGGATTAATTCTGAGCGTTTTGATTTTTGTTCTGAACGCGATTGAAAAAAATGTTCAGCTTATTCCTTCCGAAACAAAACACGCTTCCTTATTATATGAACCTGTTGGAAAAATCGCTCCGCTGATAATTCCTGGTTTAAGAGAAAGTAAATTGCAAAATATTTTTCCTGATTCCGTGAATGTAAATCTGAAAGTGCCTTAA
- a CDS encoding phosphoglycerate kinase gives MKTIDNFNFSGKRVLIRVDFNVPLDDKFNVTDDTRIRAAIPTIKKILKDGGGVVLMSHLGRPKGGPEEKYSLKHIENHLSKLLGTSVKFANDCIGEEAKKFSSSLKNGEVLLLENLRFYKEEEKGDEAFAKKLSELGNFYVNDAFGTAHRAHASTAVIAKFFPDKKCFGYVMSGELASINKVLNEAQKPFTAIMGGAKVSDKILILEQLLKKADNIIIGGGMAFTFVKAQGGKVGKSLVEEDRIENATSILNVAKEKGANIYIPVDSIIADNFSNDANKKTSDIKNIPDGWMGLDIGEQTEKIFSEVISKSKTILWNGPMGVFEMENFSHGTKFIAEAIVKATSNGAYSLIGGGDSVAAINKYHLGDKVSYVSTGGGALLEYIENGILPGVEAVEKN, from the coding sequence ATGAAGACGATTGACAATTTTAATTTCTCCGGCAAGCGCGTGCTCATCCGTGTTGATTTCAATGTTCCGCTGGATGATAAATTTAATGTGACCGATGACACAAGAATCCGCGCGGCTATTCCTACTATCAAAAAAATTCTTAAAGACGGGGGAGGTGTTGTGCTGATGTCTCATCTTGGAAGGCCAAAAGGCGGACCGGAAGAAAAATATTCTTTGAAACACATAGAGAATCACCTTTCCAAACTTTTAGGAACGAGTGTGAAATTCGCCAATGATTGCATAGGAGAAGAAGCAAAAAAATTTTCATCTTCCTTAAAAAATGGCGAGGTTTTGTTGCTCGAGAATTTACGCTTCTATAAAGAGGAAGAGAAAGGCGATGAGGCATTTGCAAAAAAACTTTCTGAACTCGGAAACTTTTATGTGAACGATGCTTTCGGAACAGCGCATCGGGCTCATGCAAGCACGGCAGTGATTGCAAAGTTTTTCCCGGATAAAAAATGTTTCGGCTATGTGATGAGCGGAGAACTCGCCAGCATAAACAAAGTTTTGAACGAAGCACAGAAACCGTTCACTGCGATTATGGGTGGGGCAAAAGTTTCAGATAAGATTTTAATTCTTGAACAACTTTTGAAAAAGGCAGACAACATTATTATTGGTGGAGGAATGGCTTTCACATTTGTAAAAGCGCAAGGTGGCAAGGTTGGAAAATCATTGGTGGAAGAAGACAGAATAGAAAACGCAACCAGCATTTTGAATGTCGCAAAAGAAAAAGGCGCGAATATTTATATTCCCGTTGATTCCATTATCGCAGATAATTTTTCCAACGATGCGAATAAAAAAACTTCCGATATAAAAAATATTCCCGATGGATGGATGGGGCTTGACATTGGCGAGCAGACAGAAAAAATATTTTCAGAGGTAATTTCAAAATCGAAAACAATTTTATGGAACGGACCGATGGGCGTTTTTGAAATGGAAAATTTTTCTCACGGAACAAAATTCATTGCCGAAGCAATTGTGAAAGCAACTTCGAATGGCGCATATTCTTTAATTGGCGGAGGAGATTCGGTTGCCGCCATCAACAAATATCATCTTGGAGATAAAGTGAGTTATGTTTCTACGGGCGGTGGCGCGCTGCTTGAATATATTGAGAACGGAATTCTGCCCGGAGTAGAGGCAGTGGAAAAAAATTAA
- the holB gene encoding DNA polymerase III subunit delta': MLFSNIIGQTEVKERLTHSAQTGRVSHAQLFLGQEGTGALPLAIAYAQLLLCKNKTANDSCGKCPSCLKCKKLIHPDIHFVYPVALSKEIRMSSDVAAEWREAFLENSYLNLSDWFSHISAENKQPVIGVEESAEILRKLSLTTYEGEFKMMIIWHPEKMNVQAANKLLKILEEPSDKTIFLLVSENEEQLLRTIVSRTQLIKVNRLSDEEIKNALIEKGIAENDAAKISYFAAGNYNTALKLIAENTEENFYLRQFREWMRMCFRMDVVGIISWTEEIANAKFGRENQKKFLSFGINIIRECLAEIYGDKKLLRVVGEELDFVQKLSTKLDGNICKKLSDELNEAILHIERNGNAKIIFTDLSLKCARIVKQTQPA, from the coding sequence ATGTTATTCTCAAATATCATAGGACAAACCGAAGTAAAAGAACGGCTCACTCATTCTGCTCAGACCGGACGAGTGAGTCACGCCCAATTATTTTTGGGGCAAGAAGGAACTGGCGCACTTCCTCTTGCAATTGCGTATGCGCAGTTGCTTCTCTGTAAAAATAAAACTGCAAATGATTCCTGTGGAAAATGTCCGTCTTGCCTTAAGTGTAAAAAATTAATTCATCCCGACATTCATTTTGTTTATCCGGTTGCTTTGTCAAAAGAAATTCGCATGAGCAGCGATGTTGCGGCTGAATGGCGCGAAGCATTTTTAGAAAATTCCTATTTGAATTTATCCGATTGGTTCAGCCATATTTCGGCTGAGAACAAACAGCCGGTGATTGGAGTGGAGGAGAGCGCGGAAATTCTGCGCAAACTTTCTCTCACCACTTACGAAGGAGAATTCAAGATGATGATTATCTGGCATCCTGAAAAAATGAATGTGCAGGCAGCAAATAAACTTTTAAAAATTTTGGAGGAACCATCCGATAAAACTATTTTTCTTTTGGTTTCTGAAAATGAAGAACAGCTTTTGCGAACAATTGTTTCACGAACTCAATTGATAAAAGTAAATCGCCTCAGCGATGAAGAAATTAAAAATGCTTTGATTGAAAAAGGAATCGCAGAAAATGACGCAGCAAAAATTTCTTATTTCGCAGCCGGAAATTACAATACGGCATTAAAACTCATAGCAGAAAATACAGAAGAAAATTTTTATCTGCGGCAGTTTCGCGAATGGATGAGAATGTGTTTTAGGATGGATGTAGTTGGAATAATTTCCTGGACGGAAGAAATTGCCAATGCGAAATTCGGACGGGAGAACCAGAAAAAATTTCTTTCTTTCGGAATAAATATTATCCGTGAGTGTTTAGCCGAAATATATGGCGATAAAAAACTTCTGCGCGTAGTGGGAGAAGAATTGGATTTTGTTCAGAAACTTTCTACAAAATTAGACGGAAACATTTGTAAAAAATTATCAGATGAGTTGAACGAGGCAATTCTTCACATAGAAAGAAACGGCAACGCAAAAATTATTTTTACAGATTTATCTTTGAAGTGCGCACGAATAGTCAAGCAAACTCAGCCAGCATGA
- a CDS encoding UbiX family flavin prenyltransferase, giving the protein MKKQKIVVGITGASGSIYAKVLLEKLQQLKSQVEEVGVVMSDNAKEVWRTELGDNGYEKIKFKIYDKNNFHVPFASGSSDFRTMIVCPCSMGTLARIASGVSNDLITRAADVMLKERRKLILIPRDTPLSLIHINNMKTITEAGGIICPASPSFYSNPKTFEDLASTVIDRVLDLCGLDVKMYRWGKK; this is encoded by the coding sequence ATGAAAAAGCAAAAGATTGTAGTTGGAATTACGGGCGCAAGCGGTTCCATTTACGCGAAAGTACTGCTGGAAAAACTGCAGCAGCTCAAATCGCAGGTGGAAGAAGTAGGGGTTGTAATGAGCGATAATGCAAAAGAAGTTTGGAGAACAGAATTAGGAGACAATGGTTATGAAAAAATAAAATTCAAGATTTATGACAAAAATAATTTTCATGTTCCGTTTGCTTCCGGCTCATCCGATTTCAGAACAATGATTGTTTGCCCGTGTTCCATGGGAACGCTCGCGAGAATTGCAAGTGGAGTTTCAAATGATTTAATTACGCGCGCTGCGGATGTGATGCTTAAGGAAAGAAGAAAATTAATTTTAATTCCCCGCGATACACCACTTAGTTTAATTCATATCAACAACATGAAAACAATTACTGAAGCGGGAGGAATTATTTGTCCTGCCTCTCCGTCCTTCTATAGCAATCCGAAAACTTTTGAAGACCTTGCTTCCACAGTAATTGACCGTGTGCTTGATTTGTGTGGGCTGGATGTGAAAATGTATCGGTGGGGAAAAAAATAA
- a CDS encoding NAD(P)H-dependent glycerol-3-phosphate dehydrogenase, which produces MSSEKNIGVIGGGSWATAIVKIICSNVESVNWWVRNSETANYIQKYHHNPNYISSVEFEAKKISVSSDLKEIVSRSDVLIMAVPSAFLKESLSPMKANDLKNKKIFSAIKGIVPEHNLIIAEFFNQIYNVPIENIGIIAGPSHAEEVAMEKLSYLTIASQNQESAKFLAEKLSCRYIKTSVSDDIYGTEYSAVLKNVIAIAAGICHGLSYGDNFLSVLISNGIGEIKRFVDAVHPIMRDIKDSAYLGDLLVTAYSQFSRNRTFGSMIGKGYSVKSAMAEMNMVAEGYYGVKCVHEINKQYKVEMPITDAAYHILYEKISPMVEMRILSDKLS; this is translated from the coding sequence GTGAGTTCAGAAAAAAATATTGGAGTGATTGGCGGAGGAAGCTGGGCTACCGCCATCGTAAAAATTATTTGCAGTAATGTTGAAAGCGTAAATTGGTGGGTTAGAAATTCCGAAACAGCAAATTATATTCAGAAATATCACCACAACCCGAATTATATTTCATCTGTAGAGTTTGAAGCGAAAAAGATTTCCGTAAGTTCTGATTTAAAAGAAATAGTTTCAAGATCCGATGTGCTGATAATGGCGGTTCCGTCCGCGTTTCTGAAAGAATCGCTTTCTCCTATGAAAGCGAACGATTTGAAAAATAAAAAAATATTTTCTGCGATTAAAGGAATTGTACCTGAACACAATTTAATCATAGCGGAATTCTTCAATCAGATTTACAACGTGCCGATAGAAAATATCGGAATCATTGCAGGTCCCTCGCACGCGGAAGAAGTGGCGATGGAAAAACTTTCCTATCTCACCATCGCATCGCAAAACCAGGAGAGCGCAAAATTTCTTGCTGAAAAACTTTCCTGCCGGTATATAAAAACTTCAGTGAGCGATGATATTTACGGAACAGAGTATTCTGCCGTTCTGAAAAATGTGATTGCAATTGCTGCCGGAATTTGTCATGGACTTAGTTATGGAGATAATTTTCTTTCTGTGCTCATTTCAAACGGGATTGGAGAAATAAAAAGATTTGTAGATGCAGTTCATCCCATCATGCGTGATATAAAAGACTCTGCGTATCTCGGAGATTTGCTGGTGACTGCTTATTCTCAGTTCAGCCGAAACAGAACTTTCGGCAGTATGATCGGAAAAGGATATTCGGTAAAATCCGCTATGGCGGAAATGAATATGGTTGCCGAAGGATACTATGGCGTGAAGTGCGTGCACGAAATCAACAAGCAGTATAAAGTTGAAATGCCGATTACAGATGCAGCGTATCATATCCTATACGAAAAGATTTCTCCGATGGTGGAGATGAGGATTCTTTCCGATAAACTATCCTGA
- the lysS gene encoding lysine--tRNA ligase: protein MELSEQEILRRQKLDEIIKLDINPYPPEQFEVNASAKDILENYERNKTDYKNISIAGRIMSVRDMGKACFASLQDSTGRIQLYVRRDDICPGEDKTVYDSLFKKLLDIGDIIGVTGFVFTTKVGEISIHVTSLKLLCKTLKPLPIVKLDAEGKAHDEVTDPEFKYRHRYADLVVNTSVKETFVKRTQIIKTIRNFLDESGALEVDTPVLQNIPGGAAARPFVTHHNALDVPFYLRIANELFLKRLIVGGYDFVYEFSRNFRNEGMDRTHNPEFTILEFYVAYKDYFWMMDFTERMLEKVAMELHGTTDVQVGEQKINFKAPFKRISLSDAIKEETGIDISGMDETQLRGVCKQLGIHTEASMGKGKLVDEIFGEKCEGKFIQPTFIIDFPIEMSPLTKKHRSKNGLVERFELMVNGKEIANAYTELNDPLDQRARFEEQIKLMERGDEEAMYIDYDFLRALEYGMPPTSGIGIGIDRLCMLMTNSPSIQDVLFFPQMRPEKTSEEKKSE, encoded by the coding sequence ATGGAATTATCAGAACAGGAAATTTTACGCAGGCAAAAGTTAGACGAGATTATAAAACTCGACATCAATCCCTATCCGCCCGAGCAGTTTGAAGTGAATGCTTCAGCAAAAGACATTCTCGAAAATTACGAGCGCAACAAAACCGATTATAAAAATATTTCCATCGCGGGGCGCATCATGAGTGTGCGCGATATGGGAAAAGCATGCTTCGCTTCTCTGCAGGATTCTACGGGAAGAATTCAACTTTACGTGAGGCGAGATGATATTTGTCCGGGTGAAGACAAAACTGTTTACGATTCTCTTTTCAAAAAACTTCTTGACATTGGCGATATCATTGGCGTAACCGGTTTTGTTTTTACCACGAAGGTCGGAGAGATTTCCATTCACGTTACATCGCTCAAACTTCTCTGCAAAACGTTGAAGCCGCTTCCCATTGTAAAATTAGATGCAGAAGGAAAAGCGCACGATGAAGTAACCGACCCCGAATTCAAATACCGGCATCGCTATGCGGATTTGGTGGTGAACACAAGTGTGAAAGAAACTTTTGTGAAGCGCACGCAAATAATAAAAACCATTCGCAATTTTCTGGATGAAAGCGGGGCGCTCGAAGTGGACACGCCTGTTCTGCAAAATATTCCGGGCGGTGCAGCCGCTCGTCCGTTTGTCACGCATCACAATGCGCTGGATGTTCCGTTTTATTTGCGCATTGCGAACGAACTTTTTTTGAAGCGACTGATTGTTGGCGGATACGATTTTGTCTACGAGTTTTCGCGCAACTTCCGCAACGAGGGAATGGACCGCACGCATAATCCTGAATTTACCATCCTGGAATTTTATGTGGCGTATAAAGATTATTTCTGGATGATGGATTTTACCGAACGTATGCTGGAAAAAGTTGCGATGGAGTTGCATGGAACAACCGATGTACAGGTTGGAGAACAAAAAATAAATTTCAAAGCGCCTTTCAAAAGAATTTCTCTATCCGATGCAATCAAAGAAGAAACAGGAATTGACATTAGTGGAATGGATGAAACACAACTGCGCGGTGTGTGCAAGCAATTGGGAATTCACACAGAAGCATCAATGGGGAAAGGTAAATTAGTGGATGAAATTTTCGGAGAGAAGTGCGAGGGAAAATTTATTCAGCCCACTTTCATTATTGATTTCCCTATAGAAATGAGCCCGCTCACTAAAAAACATAGAAGCAAAAATGGATTGGTGGAGCGCTTTGAATTAATGGTGAACGGAAAAGAAATTGCAAATGCTTACACCGAATTGAACGACCCGCTCGACCAGCGCGCACGTTTTGAAGAGCAAATAAAATTAATGGAACGCGGTGATGAGGAAGCAATGTATATTGATTATGATTTTCTCCGCGCGCTTGAATACGGCATGCCTCCCACATCCGGAATCGGAATCGGGATTGACCGACTCTGTATGCTGATGACAAATTCTCCGAGCATACAGGATGTTTTATTTTTTCCGCAGATGCGCCCTGAAAAAACTTCTGAAGAAAAAAAATCAGAGTGA
- a CDS encoding response regulator transcription factor — translation MNKEKISILLAEDDRNLGNLLREYLEAKGYETKLATNGKEALDFFNKNGFDLCLLDVMMPIKDGFALAREIRSADKNIPIVFLTAKSMKEDAIEGFTAGADDYITKPFSMEELLLRINAILRRVKNQTLRQSEQNEFKIGKFKFNYSERTLEIKGKETIELTTKEADLLKLLCLNSNDVLDRNFALRTVWQNDSYFSARSMDVYISKLRKYLSEDTKVEILNIHGRGFKLIA, via the coding sequence ATGAACAAAGAAAAAATTTCAATTCTTCTCGCAGAAGACGACCGCAATCTCGGAAATCTTTTGCGCGAATACCTCGAAGCAAAAGGTTACGAAACCAAACTCGCCACAAACGGAAAAGAAGCGCTTGACTTTTTTAATAAAAACGGATTTGATTTATGTTTGCTCGATGTGATGATGCCGATTAAAGACGGCTTTGCACTCGCGCGCGAAATCCGTTCGGCAGATAAAAATATTCCCATTGTTTTCCTCACGGCAAAATCCATGAAGGAAGATGCGATTGAAGGATTCACCGCAGGCGCGGATGATTACATTACGAAACCATTCAGCATGGAAGAGCTTTTGTTGCGGATTAATGCCATTCTCCGCAGAGTGAAAAACCAAACGCTCAGGCAATCGGAGCAGAATGAATTTAAAATAGGAAAATTCAAATTTAATTATTCCGAACGCACCCTCGAAATAAAAGGAAAAGAAACAATTGAACTTACTACGAAAGAAGCCGACCTTCTGAAACTTCTCTGCTTAAATTCAAATGATGTGCTCGACAGGAATTTTGCGCTGCGCACCGTCTGGCAAAATGATTCTTATTTCTCAGCGCGAAGCATGGATGTTTATATTTCTAAACTCCGGAAATATTTGAGCGAAGACACGAAGGTGGAAATCCTGAACATTCATGGAAGAGGATTTAAGTTGATTGCTTAA
- a CDS encoding DUF559 domain-containing protein has translation MKRKIIAYNPKLKEYARNMRNKSTQAEIKLWMYVKGKQIKGYDFHRQKPIDEYILDFFCHELMLGIEVDGYTHTTEEVQKKDAEKEKRLNELGISVLRFTDEEVLTGIDNVILAIEKYIEQKETLTNTPLPLSRGEIS, from the coding sequence GCTAAAAGAATACGCAAGAAACATGCGCAATAAAAGTACGCAGGCAGAAATTAAATTGTGGATGTATGTAAAGGGAAAACAAATTAAAGGATATGATTTTCACAGGCAAAAACCCATTGATGAATATATTTTAGATTTCTTTTGTCATGAATTGATGCTTGGCATAGAAGTGGACGGATATACTCATACGACTGAAGAAGTACAAAAGAAAGATGCTGAAAAAGAAAAACGCTTGAATGAACTTGGAATTTCTGTTTTAAGATTTACAGACGAAGAGGTTTTAACAGGAATTGATAATGTAATCTTGGCAATTGAAAAATATATAGAACAAAAAGAAACATTAACCAACACACCCCTGCCCCTCTCAAGAGGGGAAATTTCATGA